Genomic DNA from Orcinus orca chromosome 6, mOrcOrc1.1, whole genome shotgun sequence:
GCCCAGGGCCTTCCGGCTCCAGAACCCGAGCTCTTAACCCCTCTGCCATGGGAGCAGTAGCTCCCATCACTTGCTCTTCCCCCAGTAGGCAGGCCAGGTCCCAAGGCTTCCTGCACTGGAAACCTTACACTGGGgtgctcatctccctgccctGGGCTGCCTGCCCTCAGAGTGTGATTCCTTCCACCTGGGTTGTCCAGGGAGCATCTTAGGAGTTTGAAAATCTAAAGTGGAGGGAAGGCCGGTGCTTGGGGCCCCCTCGCCACTCTCCCAATGCCCCCATTCTCTCATTCCCTCTCCAGGTCTGATAGAAAGGTAGTGGATCCCACAGAAAACCCCAGCCAGTCCCAGCAGTGTCTGTTCAATAGTTCACTGTACCGCACCCTCCAGAGCTTCCTAAGCGTGTCCTCGAGGTGCCAGGCCCCTGGGCAGAGCATGTGGAAGCTCAGGGCAGCAAGAGAGATTAGAGGGTACAGTTCTTCCTCTGGCTCGTAGAAGAATTACAGCATCGCtatgccaggcacagtgccaaGAGCTCTATGTGGACCATCTTATTTGAGCctcacaacaacactatgaggcaTTCTTACAGTTCCCAATTGACAAGGAAGCTCAAGAGAattccttgcccaaggtcatataactAGGAAGTGATGGAGTCGAACTCAGACCCAGGGCCAAGTCCCATTCTTAACCAGTCCTCCTCCCCCGCTCCGCCCACAGTTGTCCGTGTGCTCAGTAAACATCTCAGGGGCGTTTTGTGTGAGAGATTCCCTGCTGCATGCTGGGGCTCACACTCAGGAAATACCCCTGGGGCTCCCGAGGAGGGAGAGGCCTCTTCCCAAGCAGCCCCTTCTCAAGGCCCACACATGCCCTGCATAGTCCAGCCCTTGCTAGCTCTCTGGCCTTGTCTCAGGCTGATCTTCTGGCCTTCTCTGTTCTATTACCTTGAACCTGCCAACTCCAACCTGCCTCAGGTCTTCCCATATGTTCTTCCTTCTGTCTGGCACACTCCCGCATCCCACTCTTCTCATCCTTCAGGCCTCAGCTTCAGTGTTAATATCCTCAGGGGAGCCCTTCCTGATCCCACACAAAGGAGAGGGCATTTGTCACGACTAATTAAGtaatgtctgtctcccctgcTGGCCTCTTAGCTCCATGAGGGTAGGCTCTGTGTCCGCCTTACTCTCCGCCGTCTCCCTGGCACCTGGCACGTAGtagctgctcagtaaatatttgtcttgTGAGTAATTTCATGGGATCCCATGAGGTAAGCCACCATCGGTAGCAATGGGAAGGCaggaggacacagagggggaaggtgCAAGTGAGATTCCCCAGAGCCATCCCTGAGCCACCAGCCCCTGACTCTGCTtaacccttcctcctcccctgggCGCCTTTGGAAGCTGACCATCTGGCTTGGAGGCTATTTGCATATTGTCTGGGCCTCGGCAACCCTAGCACGATGTCCCTGGGGGTGTGTTTCAGGCTAGGCGGAGTGGCCCTTGCAGCCTGCGAAGGGAGTCGGGAGttccacctctccccacccccaaatccagGCATGGGGGAACAATACGGGTGGTGATGCGGTGGCCTCACCATGGTAACAGGCTATCAAGAATGTGGGCAGGCCTGGGGGgcgcagaggagggagggaatgaCCTCAGCAAAGAGAAGCATCATGATAAATGAGCCAGCACCCACAGCAGACTCCCCCCAAGCCCACCCCTTGGGGCCTCCACGATGGTGCCATCACTTGGATGACCCCGACATGACCATTAGtcctccccaccatccccagCCTACGAGAGTGGAGCAGAAATCCCCTCTCGGAGGGAGCCAGGGCTGCCACCCAACTGGGTCCTGGTTCTGAACAGGCCAGTGGGGGCTGTGGAGGTGCAGCTGGTGGCCCTCAGGCCAGGCACTGCCCAGTCCCTCAGTGCCTCTGTGCACACAGGCACAACCCCGCCTGCCGGGGCTGGTTGATGGATGTGTCAGGCCCCGGCGGCTCTATCGAGCGGCCACAAGATGTATGGGCTGGCGGCCCACCAGACAGTGCCAAGATGGAGGCCAAGGGGAAACCTCTGAAACCCAGGCCTCTgggaggaacccagccaggagtCTAAATGGACTGCAGCTAGTTGGAGGCAACACTCCCTGTCCCCTGCCCACTCCAGGGACCGTGAAGACTCCCATCTGCTTTGTTTAAAAATAGGAGTTAAAATTGAAAGGCGCAGTCTCAGTCTGTGGACACTTTGCCCATGGCCCTGTGCTCTACTGGCGTACGATCCAAGGAAgctggcacagagcagagtgAACCAGTCCATCCAGGGTGCAGCCTGCCTGAGTGCCATAAAACCCTGCCCAAGGCTGGTGCTGTGTGTGACACGCGCTGGGCCTCTCCTTAATTGGCAGCCTTTCCCTCGCCTGCGTGCCAGGAGTCCACCTCCAGTTAGGGAAACCAAGGCACTGCTTGGACCCTTCTCCAGCTTAGTCCCTGAGCTTTGTCTCAGGCACGGACCTAGGACAGAGACCCCTCTGAGACGTTGACTCGGGATGGGGATGGCTAACCTCCAGCCCTCTGCTGGCTTCTCAGAGACTAGCTGTCATCTCAGCTAGTCTCTGAGAAGGCTACTCTTGCAGCCTCAGGGATGCTCTGTTTGAGCCATAGATCGTTGAGAGCCATAGCCTTCGAGGAGATGATAGAGCCAGGTTTCAGTGTGCTGTGGCCTGGGACCTGGCtcccagagaaggagagaaggcctGGGAGACAGGGGGCTCTGAGCCTCCAGGTGACGTACCGAGCTTGGTGGCTGTCCCAGAACCACAGGCAGATCGCAGTGTCCAGCTGAGCAGGAGAGGCCCTTTCGACCCTGAACCTCTCGCCTCTTCAGGGTGGCCGCCCCTGGCCTGGAGGGCTCTGTGAAGGGGGAGTAGAGGGGCAGTGATTTGTCAGCGTCTCCGGCTGGTGAAGGatccttctctccttctgtcaGAGGAAATTAAATGATGTTATCGGCTCAgcaattgtttttcttccctgacAAAGGGAAATATATGCAGACCTTCCAAGAGCAAAGCCGAATGCTCCCCATCTGGGACTGGCTGGGGAGATAAAGGTGGAGGGGCTCTCCCAGAAGCCTACCCATGGCGGTTTCAGACCATCTTCAAGGGCTAGTGGGTGGAGGTCTGTCTCTCAACCCTTTCAGACGTGACCATTCCTCTTGCTGTCTGCGTTGCATCCCCATTGCCTCTTCTTCAAGCTTTCAGCAGTGCCAGATGCCACTTTTCTCTGAAGACCTCTCCAGGTCCATTTCCTCACCTTGGGAATCCACTAGTTCAGGGGCCATGACAGCCCGGTCTAAAAGAGGCCCTCTCAGCCCCATATTCACTTCCTCCTGGTCCAGGCAAGGCCCTGAGGGCCAGGAATCATTTGGATTTGACATTAGTTTGTTTTGTGCCTTCTTCTCCAGGGGACATCCGGAACCTCCTTGTCTGGATCAAGAAGAACTTGCTAAAAGAGCGGCCGGAGTTGTTCATCCGGGGAGACAGCGTGTGagtccctttctcccttctctgaggaGGGCAGGTGAAGGGAAGGAGGTTTGAGCCCCTGTCCTTGGTTCAAGCACAACCTTCTCTGGGTCCTGTTCTCCCTTTATCCTCCTCTTAGCCCTCCAAGGAAAAGGCTGCCTCTGTCCAGCTCTGTTGaagtttattttcagttttcttgttaCCACATTGGACTGTTGGGGATTTTTTTCAAAACCTGGGTCAGGAGACTGGTAAATTTATCAAAAAACTTAGATTCCACCTTCTGCTTGCCACAAACTTGCTGtggaaccttgggcaagttacttcacttctctgggcctcagctacTTTCTCCATACAGACATTACTGAGGAAAAGATGCTACCCAAGGTCTCTCTCATCGCTTGACAACCTAGGACAGTGTTCTCCCatggaactttctgtgatgatagaaatgttctctatctgtgctgtccagtacgGTAGCTGCTAGGCACGTGAGGATATTGAacccttgaaatgtggccagtgtgactgaggaactaagTGTTCAGTGTTACttaaatggaatttaaatttaaatgtggcTCGTAAATACCGGGCTGGACAGTGCAGGTCTAGGATTACAGGGAGTCACTgcatgtgtgtgcgcacacatgcACATTCATGCTCGCTGGGGACACCCCTAGCCCAGCCCAAAGCTTCTGTATCTGTCCCAGGCCCAGCTTAGCCTCCTAGGAAAAGATCCAGATTCCATGTGCCATGAACTCACTATACTCCTACAACAAGGCCAGCCTGATATGTCACAGAAGTGGCCAGGGCATTTGTGGGACTTGTTCATCTGCCTCGAAGCAGAGGTTCACCAGTAGGCCCTGGGGGCTAGGGCTGCCATCCAGCCTGTGGCTCAGGTCATGGTCCAACAGTCGTGGAGGTCACCCCCGAGGACAGCAATGCTCTTTGGGTCATTGCCAGCAGGAACCAGGCTAAGGTACCTGTCCAAATATCGGCCTGCCCTGCCTTACTCCAGGCAGGGCTGCTCTCAGGCCTTCAGGGGCTTGGGGCCACTAGCAGGTTTCCCTGATTCAGAAAAGCCAAGGTAGCCTCCTCTCCAGGACGCGCATGCGGGAGGCCTAGGACAGTGAGGTTAGACCCCTGGAAAGATAGGCTGCTACCAGTGGTTCCCATGCTAGACCCTGGCAAGCAAGCACCTCACACGCATCATCCCACTTCATGCTCCCGCAGAGCTCGTGAGGGAGGCGCTGTGATTTACCctgttttcagatgaagaaactgatgctCAGGGCAACAAAATGACCTGCCTGAGGTCTGGGAGGTGGCAGTGGAATTTGCACCTGTGTTGCATCTGGCCCTCAGACTTTCCTATCGCCTCCACTCCCTGGGAGAACTTTAATGGGGACCCTCGAGAGAAAAGGCTCCCACCACACTCCTGCGGCCCAAATGTCTaagcctctgcccctgccccagccagctCCCACCCTTCACGCCCTGCTACTCACCACCATCTTTCCCACAGGCGGCCAGGGATTCTGGTGCTGATTAACGATGCCGACTGGGAACTGCTGGTCAGTACCTCGGGGGACAGCCCTCCCTCAACCACTCCCCTCACTGCTTTGGTAGGAAAGCCTTGGGCCTCTCCTGAGACGCAAATAGGGTGTCTACGTAATCCTCTGTCCCGATCTGGCCTCCAGTCTGAGGCTACTTGAGTCTCCCACCCCAAGTGAGGAAGGAATGGGTAGCTGGGGGAAGTGATGAGCTCTCCTCCACCCTGGAGATTTGCTAGTAGTTAATGTATAGGGTACCCGTTTTTTTCTGGTAGATCCTATCTTTTTCTCCCAGAGCAGCCAGgctccccctctttccctctcaaCACCTGGGGAGAAACTGGAAAAGTGCCCTTGACGGTCTTCTTATTTCTCTTCTGGACCAGGGTGAGCTGGACTACCAGCTTCAGGACCAGGACAGCATCCTCTTCATATCCACGCTGCACGGCGGCTAAGGGCCCTTCTCTGTGCCTGGGCCCCCTTGGGGTGGGGAGAACAGAACAATCAGACATCCCCTTGGGCCCTGCTTCCAGATCTCCCTGTCTCCCTTGGCTGCTTTCTTCCCTACTCTGTCCCCTGAGCTCCCTCCAGGCAGGGAAAAGAGGCCAGGTGCTAAAAATGAGCCTTTCTCAGGCACGTGAGcaggggaaggcaggcaggcggGCAGGCGCCCGAGCCCGGCACTCCCTCTCCCAGCAgctgaggtgggggagggtgcCCCTTAGTTTGTCAGGAGTGGAGGGGTCTGTGCGGCCAGGTGACCCGGCAGCTCTCTACTCCTGTGTCTCAGTCTAAACACTGAGTGGCCGCTGACGAGGCACTCCAGCTCCTGGGCCGTGGTGCCTTCCTGGGGGAAGATGAATGAACCTGAATAGCTGATGGCAGGCCCCTCCCTTCTCAAAGATTGGAGGGGTCtccgcctcagtttccccatctggacaGCAGAGGGCTCTGCCTGTCCCCCACTGATATCATTGTGGAGCCCCAGCTGGGGTCCCCTATTCAGTGCTGCCCCCCCCCACAGCAGCTGCTCTTCCAGCCGCACCCTTCCTCCTGCTCCCCCACCCACAGTGCTTGACCCTGGCTGGCCTCCCCCCACACAGGCCACCAGATGGGCTCCTGAGACGCTCCTCCTGGCAAGAGGCTGCCAGCGTGCAGCTCATTCTGCTGAGCggggagagaaggagggtgtCGGCTAAACCTTGGACTGGCAGATAGAGGCTTGGGGGGGGtcaatgtgcctcagtttcctcctcaacAACAACTGAATTTTTATAGATTCTGAAAACTGCAGAGATACTTGATGGCACAAATGTACACTtgatctcctctctctcctcctgcaggAAGCAGGATGGGGGCAGGCAGCACCTGGTAGGCAGGATGGttcacccctcctccctccatcccttctggAAGTCTTGGGGCCTCAGTGCCTGCAACAGCTGGCCTTGGGCAAATAAAAGACTAGGTTGTTTACTGGCCTTGCCTGGAACTTCGTCCTTAGAAACCGGTGGCACCCCACATTTCCCCCAGCCGTGGTCTCTGGTCCAACCTCTGTCTTCAGCCTAGGGCTTTCAGAACTTCCCTTCACCCGAGAAGAGAGCAGGGGTTGCAAGCCAGACTATCCAGACTCCGAGAAAGGGTGATAGGACGGGCCATCTGGAGAAGGGGTGGCAGAGCCGGTCTGTGCTGACCAGCCTGCGTCCCGAGATACTTCCCTACCCGTCTGTCCGAGGCCAGGCTTTGTCCCACCAGCTGCAGCCAGCGGCCTCAGGACGGAGGAGGCATAGATAAGACTGCAGAGCCCCACTTCCCATGACCTGGAGGAAAAGCTTTGTTTGCTGGAGGgagacctcaaaaaaaaaaaaaaaattagggcatTAACATCATCCCGCCCCCAAACTTTGCTTTCcattaaatgttaataatttaaGGTGGAATTTCTCGAAAGTGCCAAATGGTTGTCCTAACAGTGTTGGCGGTGGTGTGTGCACATCATTCTCAAGGCTTTGTGGGCAGACGACCCCGGGCTGGTGAGCTGCTCTCCAGCACTGCTGCAGGTGGAGGCCccctgggtatgtgtgtgtgtgggagtggCCATGTTGAGGTTACGGTGCAGGTGCTGTCTAGGGAGAGGCTGTATGACCAGCCCGCACTAGGTGCTGAGGTCGGGGTCTGCATGTTAGGGAACAGGGTAAGGGACAGCCTCACTTGAAGGATCCACCTGTCCCGGTTCTTGTAACCTGGAAGTGCCTTCCTGCCTCCAGCCCCGCGGAGCTTCGGAGTGCCCCTGGATCAACCCCCGCAGGATTCCAAGTCCTGGGAACTGGGCGAGAGGAATCCTTTCCTGCCTGcactggggagaggaggggtgaaAATGGGATATCCCTTCCTCCACAGCGTGCCAGTTAATGCTGAGGAGCAGGGCAGGAGGACGTGCTGGGGAAGCCAGGTTCTCCACTGAAACGAGGGATGCCAGCATCACGGCTGAAATTGGCCAGGGCCACACTCCAAGCATTTTGGGTCATTTTCAGCTTGGGCGCGAAAAGGGTCAGGGATAGATGACCTGGGCTCAGACCCGGTGACACCcaactgcccccccaccccgcaactCCTGAACCCACttttgaggaaataaataaataagccccaCTATCTCCAAAAATTTGTCTTTAATGAAAAGAATTCGTTTGTCCAAGTTCTATTTCCAAAGCCGAGGCGATTGCCCCGTTGGGGCAATGAGCGCATCATTCCCGACGCTTCTCCCACTCCAGCCGCGGCTGGAGGAGACTCAGCCCATGGGTCGGTCTGGAGGGGCTGGCGGGAGGGGTCGGTTTATTTGGGATTTAGGGGTTGGTTTAGGCTTGCTTAGGGGATACTGGTGGGGGAGGATGGGTTAGAATCAATTCAAAACGAGTTAGCAAGCGCAGTCCGCCGGCATCTTCTTTCGTCCCGGACTTTGTGCGGCTCGGGCCGAGGGCGAGCTCCCCGGACCACATTGGGGCCGCGCCGCGGCGTGCCAGCTTCGTTCCCGGCCGAAATTTGAAAAAGGGAAAAACGACGCTATCGCTTGGAGGACCCCGCCAGCCAGGACTGGTCACccgcagaggaggaggagaacgAGGACGACGACGAGGGGAGGAGGATGGCGGCGCTGGTGACAGGGACCGGTGTCCCTCCTTCGCGCGCCTGGCCAGGGCCGCGATCCTCGCGCTGGGTCCAGCCAGCCGCCACCCCGAGGAGTCTCGCCCGCGTTGAGCTCGGTCCCTGCGGCTCCCGCCCCTGTCGTGCCCGGAGCTCAGCCACAGATGTCCAGCCACAATTCTCGGTTGGCCGCAGACTCGTACAAGAATTGCGTTTGGACAATCAGTGGCGAAGCCCCTGAGTTCAGGGCCCCGGTCTCCTGCGGGGTTCCGCCTCGCTCCTTAAAAGCGCCGGACCAGATCTCCGGAGATTCGCGGACCTCGCAGATGCTCGGCAGTCGCGGCCCATCCCGCGGTAAGGTGGACGAGCAAGCACGCGGATCCCGACCCTGCGTGGGGATCCCGGTCGCTCCTGGCGCGTGTCTCCTTCGATCGCGGCCCGGGGTCCCTAGAGTAGCCCGCGTTGGGTCTCTACGCCGCCCCAGGTCGGGGGACTCTCCTCTGTCAGTCCCGGGGAACCCCCGactcccctctccccgcccccagcctgggCTCCCCGGGTTCGCCGGGAATCCGGAAAACAGGGACCCGAGGCCGGGTCGCGTTTCCGAACCCGGGGTCCGGGCTGCTGGACTCGTGGGTCTCCCGCCCCCGCCCAGCCCCGCGCACGCACCGGCTCGGGCGCTCTCCGCTTCCCTGTGGCTGAGTCGCGGCCGGGGCGCCGGCGGTAGCAGTGGCGGCAGTGGCTGGGACGGCGGGGAGCGCTGGAATGCGCCGCCGGGTCACCTGCAGCGCCCGGGGAGCCGGGCTGGGAGCCGGCGAGCTGGCGAGGCGCAGGGCTGAGCCCGAGCGGGCGCCTCTGGCGGCTCGGGGCCGGGGCGGGCTTTTAGTGGGCCGCTCCAACAATACGGGCCTGGCGCGGAGAAAGGGGCTCGGCTGCAATTGGTACTGGATTTGAATAACGCCACGGGGCCATCAATGGTCATTGTGTCGGCGGGTAATGAATCTCCGCTGTCTCTCGGGCTGGCCAGGCAGCTGCAACCTGCGCTCAGGCAGCTCTTAAAGACATAGCGTGCCCCTCCCCGGGGGCCGCCCCCCCTGCACCGGCCGGACCCctcgccctcccacccccacccagcatCCTAGACTCCCAGTGTCCCGCCAGCTCCTTCGCCTGAACCCTTTGCACAtcgccccctccctcctcttggGCCAGGCACCCGCATCTCGGCCCTGCACTCCCATGGACCCAACTTAGGCCCCTGGCCTTGGTTGAGCTCCCCAGGAGAGCCCAGGGGACTCCAGAATCTTTTAAGGCTCAACTCTGGCCTTCCATCTGCATCTAAACCTGAGGCCTCTGGAGCCTTCCTGCCTTAAGCTCCTGCCCCAGGGGCTTCTAGCTGGAGGGTGAGGGGGACCGGTCTAGAGGTCAGAGGGTCACCACCTTAAAAGGCTGTGCTGCAGGGTAAGGGAGGAGGGGATGCAGTCCCAACCCCCAGGCTGAAGATGCCATCTCGAGAGACTGCACTCCCACTAGGGATCTGGAGACTGCCCTCTCTGCGGCCAAGGACAAGGGCTTATTCTCAGGATACCTCCTGCAGGCTCCTGGATGCCTCAGCTCTAGCAGGgttgtggggatgggggtgggggagcaggagGGTGTGAGAGGAGCATGGAATCTGTTAATTCTTGTCATTGTCTCTTCCACTGGACAGCCACACTggtccaggagggcaggggctctgTCTAGGTCTGGtatgcccccaccccaccccagcccaccccagccGGGTCTGGGACAAAGAAGGTTCTCAGTCTACTGGGAGATACAGACCCAATTCCTCACCTGCAGAGCTCACTCAGCCTATCTTTCCCAATGAATCTCACACCTTGGAGGGGACTTTGTGGTCGTTCTTCCCATGCATTCTGCTCTCCATTTACCCCAGGGTTCCCCAGGCACCCCAAGCGTCCCTGCCCATGCCCTGaaatcctctcctctccccacagtcTGTGGGCCACCGCCACGTGCCCCACTGAACTGTGATTATTGCTTGATCTGTTTTCCTCTCTGGGACGGGAAGTGGGTCTTACTGATGATCTTTGTGCGTCCAGAGCCTAGTACAGTGCCCTCCCCCCAACCCATCGTTGAAAAGCCGTTGCTGACTTAAAAACGAGCCGCGTGAACTTCTTGGAGTTTCTTACGGAAGTTGAAAAAATAAGGCTTCTGGGGAGTAATACTTGAAGTCAAGGTTTTATAGAGAGGGAACCCCGGCTAACCAGGTCCTAACTCCTGTGAATGCTCCAtctgataaaaataataacaacaataactgTGACAAGTACTGTAAGTACCAAGCACTAAGCATCTTAAAGGTAGGAGCCTTTTgactcctcacaacaaccctgggaAGTAGGCACTGttatcagccccattttacagatgaagaaaccgagaTTGGTGGCAGTTAAGTCCCTAGTCCCCAGCTGGAAGGTGATGGAGCCAGAGTTGGAACCCGCCGCACACTACAGATTCCCAGCCTTTACGTGGCAGATATGGAGGGGGACTGGCGTAAATGCGCACTCCAAACGGTGAAACCCAGGAGGCACCCCGTGTCTGTTTATAAATTATAATCCagttccagccccaccccagcctggcaGAAACACAGCCTTGACAGAGAGGACGAGAGTGGTCTCTGCAGT
This window encodes:
- the URM1 gene encoding ubiquitin-related modifier 1 isoform X3 — translated: MAAPLSVQVEFGGGAELLFDGVKKHQVTLPGQEEPWDIRNLLVWIKKNLLKERPELFIRGDSVRPGILVLINDADWELLATRWAPETLLLARGCQRAAHSAERGEKEGVG
- the URM1 gene encoding ubiquitin-related modifier 1 isoform X5 — encoded protein: MAAPLSVQVEFGGGAELLFDGVKKHQVTLPGQEEPWDIRNLLVWIKKNLLKERPELFIRGDSVRPGILVLINDADWELLVSTSGDSPPSTTPLTALRAS
- the URM1 gene encoding ubiquitin-related modifier 1 isoform X1, yielding MAAPLSVQVEFGGGAELLFDGVKKHQVTLPGQEEPWDIRNLLVWIKKNLLKERPELFIRGDSVRPGILVLINDADWELLVSTSGDSPPSTTPLTALEAGWGQAAPGRQDGSPLLPPSLLEVLGPQCLQQLALGK
- the URM1 gene encoding ubiquitin-related modifier 1 isoform X7, whose translation is MAAPLSVQVEFGGGAELLFDGVKKHQVTLPGQEEPWDIRNLLVWIKKNLLKERPELFIRGDSVRPGILVLINDADWELLRAS
- the URM1 gene encoding ubiquitin-related modifier 1 isoform X4, with amino-acid sequence MAAPLSVQVEFGGGAELLFDGVKKHQVTLPGQEEPWDIRNLLVWIKKNLLKERPELFIRGDSVRPGILVLINDADWELLGELDYQLQDQDSILFISTLHGG
- the URM1 gene encoding ubiquitin-related modifier 1 isoform X2; translated protein: MAAPLSVQVEFGGGAELLFDGVKKHQVTLPGQEEPWDIRNLLVWIKKNLLKERPELFIRGDSVRPGILVLINDADWELLEAGWGQAAPGRQDGSPLLPPSLLEVLGPQCLQQLALGK